A region of Sphingomonas crusticola DNA encodes the following proteins:
- a CDS encoding MlaD family protein, giving the protein MENRSNHVLVGGVVLALIAIALAFTIWLAGFGGSDDKKYDILFKTSVEGLAKGSAVTFSGVPVGKVDDIVVMPDQPELIRVRIAVKKDTPILQGTTATIAGVGFTGVSEINLDGAVTGAPPIDQPGPFGLPLIPPKAGGLGAILNNAPQLLDRLSNLTERLTDVLNPQNQRSITNILAHIDTISGALANRSGDIAATLADAHVAIRQAGDAAEKFGQLADTTNANIRPLLANLNDAVASAKHSMANLDSAITDAKPGLKALSTQTVPAINQLVRDLGQTAASLSALSGKLDNGGATGLLGGPKLPDYKPRK; this is encoded by the coding sequence ATGGAAAACCGCTCGAACCATGTTCTCGTCGGCGGCGTGGTGCTGGCGCTGATCGCGATCGCACTCGCCTTCACCATCTGGCTCGCCGGCTTCGGCGGCAGTGACGACAAGAAATATGACATCCTGTTCAAGACCTCGGTCGAGGGCTTGGCGAAGGGTTCCGCGGTCACCTTCTCCGGCGTGCCGGTCGGCAAGGTCGACGACATCGTCGTCATGCCCGACCAGCCCGAGCTGATCCGCGTGCGGATCGCGGTCAAGAAGGACACGCCGATCCTGCAGGGGACGACGGCGACGATCGCGGGCGTGGGCTTCACCGGCGTGAGCGAGATCAACCTCGACGGCGCGGTCACCGGAGCGCCACCGATCGATCAGCCCGGGCCGTTCGGACTGCCGCTGATCCCGCCCAAAGCGGGCGGGCTCGGCGCGATCCTGAACAATGCGCCGCAATTGCTCGACCGGCTGAGCAACCTGACCGAGCGGTTGACGGATGTGCTCAACCCGCAGAACCAGCGGTCGATCACCAATATCCTGGCGCATATCGATACGATCTCGGGCGCGCTCGCCAACCGCAGCGGCGATATCGCCGCCACCTTGGCCGATGCGCATGTCGCGATCCGCCAGGCCGGCGATGCCGCGGAGAAGTTCGGCCAGCTGGCCGACACGACCAATGCCAATATCCGGCCGCTGCTGGCCAATCTCAACGATGCGGTCGCGTCGGCGAAGCACAGCATGGCCAATCTGGATTCCGCCATCACGGACGCCAAGCCGGGCCTGAAGGCGCTGTCGACGCAGACCGTGCCGGCGATCAACCAGCTCGTGCGCGACCTCGGCCAGACGGCCGCATCGCTCTCGGCCTTGTCGGGCAAGCTCGACAATGGCGGTGCGACCGGATTGCTGGGCGGTCCGAAACTCCCCGATTACAAGCCGAGGAAGTGA
- a CDS encoding ABC-type transport auxiliary lipoprotein family protein, whose translation MKKPNLALLAVFAALPLSGCISFGAKPPPRLMSLTATTPLTAGPAITSADNRAVAVAPLSAIPQLATQRVLVTDGPTAVAYLKGGLWASQPTLLFRSLLAETITVRTGRVVPDPRLLAIQPDTRLSGQLSAFGLDGPGMAVVVTFDGTIAHSGGSSIQSRRFSARVPVASEQPDVVAGALNQAANQVAGEVADWIGR comes from the coding sequence ATGAAGAAACCGAACCTCGCCTTGCTGGCCGTATTCGCCGCCTTACCGCTTAGCGGCTGCATCAGCTTTGGCGCCAAGCCGCCGCCGCGACTCATGTCCTTGACCGCGACGACGCCACTCACGGCCGGCCCGGCGATCACCTCGGCCGACAATCGCGCGGTCGCGGTCGCGCCGCTCAGCGCGATCCCGCAGCTTGCCACCCAGCGGGTATTGGTGACGGACGGTCCGACGGCAGTTGCCTATCTCAAGGGCGGGCTGTGGGCGTCGCAGCCGACCTTGCTGTTCCGCAGCCTGTTGGCCGAGACGATCACGGTCCGCACCGGCCGGGTCGTGCCCGATCCGCGCCTGCTCGCGATCCAGCCCGACACCCGCCTGTCCGGTCAGCTCTCCGCCTTCGGCCTCGACGGGCCGGGCATGGCGGTGGTGGTGACGTTCGACGGCACCATCGCGCATAGCGGCGGTAGCTCTATCCAGAGCCGCCGCTTCTCGGCGCGCGTGCCGGTGGCGTCGGAGCAGCCGGACGTGGTGGCGGGCGCGCTCAACCAGGCCGCCAACCAGGTCGCGGGGGAAGTCGCGGACTGGATCGGGCGCTAA